The Persicobacter psychrovividus genome window below encodes:
- a CDS encoding malectin domain-containing carbohydrate-binding protein has translation MRKRGPKTFWALLLLCLFFCKHTANAQNDPFQFSSVTIGGGGYITGIFQHPTDASLLYARTDVGGCYRFDHQQQEWIQLMNGLTVEQVAYNNVDAIALAKTNPDLIFIAVGNAIDAVDPNDILKSTDQGGHWTPLNFPVEKAFESNQRDVRYIGERLAVDPQHEDIIFAGTKEAGLWISRDGGASWQQNADIPHGTKNSASSAKIVGVRNIVFDESTTTTIDGKTVSGTIYVGAYEEGVYKSTDGGQTFEKMPNSPETPRRLFLNASQELWVSTGYPIGSNPQQQGGGRVYHYQNNEWVDKSPNTNMASRPYGAIAISADDDNKIIVAEGKNRSNQAMYRTNNANDAEPLWEKFNPTPSSDKKIQPQWWKDHFFATGPSSIFFDITDDNQIWMADGFGIWHTENVWDNNKEIIWEAKVKGVEELVMMTTLTPPAPNAVSLFSGAADADGFAHHDLNDFPTQPLQPSDWASTALDYVASTPEHMMRLLTSKTSGGEIYWSENSGETWTKTTANPIVSPMTLGKAAVSAQSLDNMVIVPAYNAWEIEPQTVPLYFTQDRGASWQETNISFNPGPIDNWWVHDHIIVADKVQPNTFYFFYKRKSTLYRSTDGGANFEAIYQFPNHENIWGKPNKYWAQWVHLVSVDEKARELWISLPQDGLFRSLDGGDTWTKMGGLSNPKSVAVGKPQNEGDPMVIYTIASVDGDQGLFMSLDDGQQWRRCDDNEYNFGMILNHMSASRQTFGEVFIATGGRGIVRANVGANLPPVVTFKPVGKIEYSFPEEGNDHKVRFDASNSENPNGGQVTFHWDFGDGTTSNGAVVDHTYTDYGNYTAELTITDRLGLEHVSSTEILINAKPTISWLSPADSTEFPLGSTVTLSVAVADNNGAEDIDRVIFWSGNWQWLHTDRDGPDYTYEVDLSLGKNTFIAEVYDKAGSKTATEVLTLFSGSVSEGDYVIGLNCGGGNYQDAAGNLFLSDDLFTGGSTYSVSTDIAGTDDDVLYQTERVGENFSYQIPVENGMYKLTFKLAELGWQEAGKRIFNVDVEGNRALSDLDLFAVAGYQTAYDVDEIVTVTDGTLDIAVTGVERSGKINAILVQTVEAEETLPVPQNLTANQDLTTVNLQWSSLDDASLNFNIYKKVGVDGTPVLENGVPVAGNNWSGEITQGQDYTYFVKAVNSEGQESEASEGVQVYGTLQEFSVRPFGDTYIDLQKADQNFASEKELRVQYKPADQYPDPAERVALLQFDLSDFEQVVAVDFQIKTKVQKVGVHQLSLIEYTFDPATVTWNNFNEGTSDGLAVFDMPTDGAWATVSIPQEKVSTQMAFKVSAITATSGYGQYWSNDGNASNAPNLKVVGKCSNCRVLNAPVKQSTGTVFPNPFTNQLQVNWKGDLTETILQYKIFSLTGRLMLEGESKQSNFKINTASLAGGQLYFIQLSDGANQQMTKMIKR, from the coding sequence ATGCGTAAACGTGGACCCAAAACTTTCTGGGCCTTGCTATTGCTATGCCTATTTTTTTGCAAGCATACAGCCAATGCCCAAAATGACCCCTTTCAATTTTCTTCGGTAACCATCGGTGGTGGTGGATACATCACTGGAATTTTTCAGCACCCGACTGATGCATCTTTATTGTATGCCCGCACCGATGTGGGGGGATGTTACCGATTCGATCATCAACAACAGGAATGGATTCAGTTGATGAATGGCCTGACCGTCGAACAAGTCGCTTACAATAATGTCGATGCGATTGCCCTTGCCAAGACGAATCCGGATTTGATTTTTATCGCAGTCGGTAATGCGATTGATGCGGTGGATCCGAACGATATTTTGAAATCTACCGATCAGGGAGGACACTGGACTCCTTTGAATTTTCCTGTGGAGAAAGCTTTCGAGAGTAATCAGCGCGATGTCCGTTATATTGGCGAGCGCCTGGCGGTAGATCCGCAGCATGAGGACATCATTTTTGCAGGAACGAAAGAGGCTGGCCTGTGGATCAGCCGTGATGGCGGAGCAAGCTGGCAACAGAATGCCGACATTCCTCATGGCACCAAAAACTCGGCTTCCTCGGCCAAGATCGTTGGGGTGAGAAACATTGTTTTTGATGAAAGCACAACAACTACCATCGATGGAAAAACAGTCAGCGGAACAATCTATGTAGGTGCTTACGAAGAAGGTGTTTACAAAAGTACCGATGGCGGTCAGACTTTTGAAAAGATGCCCAACAGCCCTGAAACGCCAAGAAGGCTGTTTTTGAATGCCTCGCAGGAACTGTGGGTGAGCACAGGCTACCCGATCGGGAGCAACCCGCAACAGCAGGGCGGTGGTCGTGTTTATCATTACCAAAACAACGAGTGGGTAGATAAATCGCCGAACACCAATATGGCGAGCCGTCCATACGGAGCGATTGCCATTTCAGCGGATGACGATAACAAGATTATTGTTGCCGAAGGGAAAAACCGCTCGAATCAGGCAATGTACCGAACCAACAATGCCAATGATGCCGAGCCTCTATGGGAGAAGTTCAACCCGACGCCATCAAGCGACAAAAAAATACAACCTCAGTGGTGGAAAGATCACTTCTTTGCTACTGGACCGAGCAGTATTTTCTTTGACATCACCGATGACAACCAAATTTGGATGGCAGATGGTTTCGGCATCTGGCATACCGAAAATGTTTGGGACAATAACAAGGAGATCATCTGGGAAGCGAAAGTGAAAGGCGTGGAAGAGTTGGTAATGATGACCACACTAACACCTCCTGCACCAAATGCCGTTTCGCTGTTCAGTGGGGCTGCCGACGCCGATGGCTTCGCACACCACGACCTGAACGACTTCCCGACTCAACCGCTTCAGCCTTCAGACTGGGCATCAACCGCTTTGGATTATGTCGCTTCAACGCCTGAACACATGATGCGTCTATTGACTTCCAAGACCTCTGGCGGAGAAATTTACTGGTCGGAAAACAGCGGTGAAACTTGGACCAAAACCACAGCGAATCCTATTGTAAGTCCCATGACGCTCGGCAAGGCTGCGGTGTCGGCGCAGTCGTTGGACAATATGGTGATTGTTCCTGCATACAATGCCTGGGAGATTGAACCGCAAACCGTACCCCTTTATTTTACTCAAGATCGGGGAGCAAGCTGGCAGGAAACTAACATCAGTTTTAATCCTGGACCGATTGATAACTGGTGGGTACATGACCATATCATCGTAGCGGATAAAGTTCAGCCGAATACCTTTTATTTCTTCTACAAAAGAAAATCAACCCTGTACCGTTCGACTGATGGCGGTGCCAATTTCGAAGCGATTTATCAGTTCCCTAATCATGAAAATATCTGGGGAAAACCGAATAAATACTGGGCGCAATGGGTGCATTTGGTTTCTGTGGACGAAAAGGCTAGAGAGTTGTGGATCAGTTTACCACAAGATGGTTTGTTCAGAAGTTTGGATGGTGGCGACACTTGGACGAAGATGGGTGGATTGTCAAATCCGAAATCAGTAGCGGTCGGTAAGCCACAAAACGAGGGCGACCCGATGGTGATCTATACCATTGCAAGTGTGGATGGCGATCAGGGCTTGTTCATGTCTTTGGACGATGGGCAGCAGTGGCGCCGTTGCGATGACAATGAGTATAATTTTGGAATGATTCTGAACCACATGAGTGCAAGCCGTCAGACTTTCGGTGAGGTGTTTATTGCCACGGGTGGCCGAGGAATTGTTCGGGCAAATGTGGGTGCTAATCTTCCTCCTGTGGTAACTTTTAAGCCTGTGGGAAAGATTGAATATTCTTTTCCCGAAGAAGGAAATGACCACAAAGTACGTTTTGACGCTTCAAACTCCGAAAACCCAAATGGTGGGCAGGTGACCTTTCACTGGGATTTTGGTGATGGAACGACAAGCAACGGGGCAGTAGTTGATCATACTTACACAGACTACGGAAATTATACTGCAGAATTAACCATCACCGATCGATTAGGGTTGGAGCATGTTTCAAGCACTGAAATTTTGATCAATGCCAAGCCAACAATCAGTTGGCTTTCGCCGGCGGACAGCACGGAATTTCCTTTGGGGTCCACGGTTACTTTGTCGGTAGCTGTGGCAGATAACAATGGTGCCGAGGACATTGATCGGGTGATTTTCTGGTCGGGCAATTGGCAGTGGTTGCATACCGATCGGGATGGTCCTGATTATACCTATGAGGTGGATTTGTCTTTGGGGAAAAATACCTTCATCGCGGAAGTTTATGACAAAGCTGGGTCCAAAACGGCGACCGAGGTTTTGACCCTTTTCAGTGGCAGCGTTAGTGAAGGCGATTATGTGATTGGACTGAACTGTGGTGGTGGAAATTATCAGGATGCAGCAGGCAATCTATTCCTCTCGGATGATTTGTTTACAGGCGGAAGTACTTACAGCGTTTCAACAGATATTGCAGGAACAGACGATGATGTTTTGTATCAAACCGAAAGGGTAGGAGAAAATTTCAGCTATCAGATCCCTGTAGAAAATGGGATGTATAAACTGACTTTCAAACTGGCAGAATTGGGATGGCAGGAAGCAGGAAAACGCATTTTCAATGTAGATGTGGAAGGCAATCGCGCGCTATCGGATCTTGATCTTTTTGCCGTTGCGGGTTATCAAACTGCATACGATGTGGATGAAATCGTTACGGTTACTGATGGCACTTTGGACATTGCCGTAACGGGTGTTGAGCGTTCGGGGAAAATCAACGCTATTTTGGTGCAGACCGTCGAAGCGGAAGAAACATTGCCTGTGCCTCAAAATTTAACAGCCAATCAGGACCTGACGACGGTGAACCTTCAATGGTCATCACTTGACGATGCTTCCCTGAATTTTAATATTTATAAAAAAGTAGGAGTAGACGGGACGCCCGTTTTAGAAAATGGGGTACCTGTGGCTGGCAATAATTGGTCGGGTGAAATTACCCAAGGGCAGGACTACACCTATTTTGTAAAAGCAGTCAATTCGGAAGGTCAAGAGTCTGAGGCTTCGGAAGGTGTTCAAGTGTACGGAACGTTACAGGAGTTTTCTGTTCGACCGTTTGGGGATACCTATATCGACCTTCAGAAAGCAGATCAAAATTTCGCTTCGGAAAAAGAATTACGTGTGCAGTACAAGCCTGCCGATCAGTATCCTGATCCTGCCGAACGCGTGGCGTTGTTGCAATTTGATTTGAGTGATTTCGAACAAGTGGTAGCGGTGGATTTTCAGATCAAAACCAAAGTACAAAAAGTGGGGGTGCACCAACTGAGCTTGATTGAATATACATTTGACCCTGCAACTGTAACTTGGAATAACTTCAACGAAGGAACATCCGATGGTCTTGCTGTTTTCGATATGCCAACTGATGGTGCATGGGCGACCGTTAGTATCCCTCAGGAGAAAGTCAGTACACAAATGGCTTTCAAGGTATCAGCGATTACGGCTACTTCGGGATACGGACAATATTGGTCCAATGATGGAAATGCTTCGAATGCGCCGAATCTGAAGGTGGTGGGGAAATGTTCGAATTGCCGAGTATTGAATGCACCTGTCAAGCAATCGACAGGTACCGTATTTCCAAATCCATTTACCAATCAGTTGCAGGTAAATTGGAAGGGTGATCTTACAGAAACAATCCTACAATATAAAATTTTCAGTCTGACAGGTCGATTAATGTTGGAAGGGGAATCAAAGCAAAGCAACTTTAAGATCAATACCGCTTCGCTTGCTGGTGGTCAGCTGTATTTTATTCAGTTGTCTGATGGAGCGAATCAGCAGATGACTAAAATGATCAAGCGATAA